A genomic segment from Lagenorhynchus albirostris chromosome X, mLagAlb1.1, whole genome shotgun sequence encodes:
- the CACNA1F gene encoding voltage-dependent L-type calcium channel subunit alpha-1F → MTLSCPAPLSVPATLLFPYPLSNKPHSQITSRSPAPYPRLRPQEQVEYVFLVIFTVETVLKIVAYGLVLHPSAYIRNGWNLLDFIIVVVGLFSVLLEQGPGRPGDAPHTGGKPGGFDVKALRAFRVLRPLRLVSGVPSLHIVLNSIMKALVPLLHIALLVLFVIIIYAIIGLELFLGRMHKTCYFLGSDVEAEEDPSPCASSGSGRACTLNQTECRGRWAGPNGGITNFDNFFFAMLTVFQCITMEGWTDVLYWMQDAMGYELPWVYFVSLVIFGSFFVLNLVLGVLSGEFSKEREKAKARGDFQKLREKQQLEEDLRGYLDWITQAEELDMEDPSADGNFGSVAQEGQASHRPQLAELTNRRRGRLHWFSHSTHSTHSTSSHASLPASDTGSMAETPGDEEEEEGALASCTRCLNKIMRTSVCRCLRRANRGLRARCRRAVKSNACYWAVLLLVFLNTLTIASEHHGQPIWLTQIQEYANKVLLCLFTVEMLLKLYGLGPSVYVSSFFNRFDCFVVCGGILETTLVEVGAMQPLGISVLRCVRLLRIFKVTRHWASLSNLVASLLNSMKSIASLLLLLFLFIIIFSLLGMQLFGGKFNFDQTHTKRSTFDTFPQALLTVFQILTGEDWNVVMYDGIMAYGGPFFPGMLVCVYFIILFICGNYILLNVFLAIAVDNLASGDAGTDKDKGREKNTEETPQENGALVPGGENEEEEGAKNEGAGMEEEEEEEEEEEEEEGGAGHVELLQEVVPKEKVVPIPEGSAFFCLSQTNPLRKACHTLIHHHVFTNLILVFIILSSVSLAAEDPIRAHSFRNHILGYFDYAFTSIFTVEILLKMTVFGAFLHRGSFCRSWFNLLDLLVVSVSLISFGIHSSAISVVKILRVLRVLRPLRAINRAKGLKHVVQCVFVAIRTIGNIMIVTTLLQFMFACIGVQLFKGKFYSCTDEAKHTPQECKGSFLVYPDGDVSRPLVRERLWVNSDFNFDNVLSAMMALFTVSTFEGWPALLYKAIDANAENKGPIYNYHVEISVFFIVYIIIIAFFMMNIFVGFVIITFRAQGEQEYQDCELDKNQRQCVEYALKAQPLRRYIPKNPNQYRVWATVNSAAFEYLMFLLILLNTVALAMQHYEQTAPFNYVMDILNMVFTGLFTVEMVLKIIAFKPKHYFTDAWNTFDALIVVGSVVDIAVTEVNSSEDSSRISITFFRLFRVMRLVKLLSKGEGIRTLLWTFIKSFQALPYVALLIAMIFFIYAVIGMQIFGKVALQDGTQINRNNNFQTFPQAVLLLFRCATGEAWQEIMLASLPGSRCDPESDFGPGEEFSCGSNFAIAYFISFFMLCAFLIINLFVAVIMDNFDYLTRDWSILGPHHLDEFKRIWSEYDPGAKGRIKHLDVVALLRRIQPPLGFGKLCPHRVACKRLVAMNMPLNSDGTVTFNATLFALVRTSLKIKTEGNLEQANQELRIVIKKIWKRMKQKLLDEVIPPADEEEVTVGKFYATFLIQDYFRKFRRRKEKGLLGAEAPPSTSSALQAGLRSLQDLGPEMRQALTCDTDEEEEEEGQEGEEEEDEKDPETYKAPVGSQPPSRRSSVISVSLPAWDKPPDSLSLGPSDDDGGAPNSRQSSVPQAGSHAHRRSSGVLIFTIPEEGSSQSKATKGQEKQDEQEEVPSQHSGHDTLSYLDEQAGTPPRPILLPPHRPQRYVDGHQAPRRRLLPPTPAGRKPSFTIQCLRRQGSCEDLPIPGTYHRGRNSGPSRAQGSWATPPQRGRLLYAPLLLVEEGAAGDGYLGKSSSPLRTFTCLHVPGTHSDPTYGKRGSADSLVEAVLISEGLGLFARDPRFVALAKREIADACRLTLDEMDSAASDLLAQGTSSLYSDEESILSRFDEEDLGDEMACVHAL, encoded by the exons ATGACCCTCTCCTGCCCAGCCCCACTCTCGGTCCCCGCTACGCTCCTCTTCCCCTACCCCCTGTCAAACAAACCCCACTCCCAAATAACTTCCCGATCTCCCGCCCCCTACCCCCGGCTCCGCCCCCAGGAGCAGGTGGAGTATGTATTCTTGGTGATTTTCACTGTGGAGACCGTGCTCAAGATCGTGGCCTACGGGCTGGTGCTCCACCCCAGCGCCTACATCCGCAATGGCTGGAACCTGCTCGACTTCATCATCGTCGTGGTCGG GCTGTTCAGCGTGCTTCTCGAGCAGGGGCCCGGACGCCCGGGGGACGCCCCGCATACCGGAGGGAAGCCGGGGGGCTTCGATGTGAAGGCGTTGCGGGCGTTTCGGGTGCTGAGGCCACTGAGGCTGGTGTCCGGGGTCCCGA GCCTGCACATAGTGCTCAATTCCATCATGAAGGCGCTGGTGCCGCTGCTGCATATCGCACTTCTTGTGCTCTTTGTCATCATCATTTACGCCATCATCGGACTCGAGCTGTTCCTCGGACGCATGCACAAAACCTGCTACTTCCTGGGATCTG ACGTAGAGGCGGAGGAGGACCCATCGCCCTGTGCGTCATCGGGATCGGGGCGTGCTTGTACGCTGAACCAGACCGAGTGCCGTGGACGCTGGGCAGGTCCCAACGGAGGCATCACCAACTTCGACAATTTCTTCTTCGCCATGCTGACAGTCTTCCAGTGCATCACCATGGAAGGCTGGACTGACGTGCTCTACTGG aTGCAGGATGCCATGGGGTATGAGCTGCCCTGGGTGTATTTCGTGAGTCTtgtcatctttggatccttcttCGTCCTCAACCTTGTACTTGGTGTCCTGAGTGG AGAGTTctccaaggagagggagaaggcaaAAGCGCGAGGGGACTTCCAGAAGCTTCGAGAGAAGCAGCAGCTGGAGGAGGACCTGCGGGGCTACCTGGACTGGATCACACAGGCGGAGGAGCTGGACATGGAGGACCCCTCAGCTGATGGCAACTTTGGTTCTGTGGCTCAAGAGGGCCAGGCCAGCCACC GGCCGCAACTGGCAGAGCTGACCAATAGGAGACGAGGACGTCTGCACTGGTTCAGTCACTCCACCCACTCCACACACTCCACCAGCAGCCACG CCAGCCTCCCAGCCAGTGACACCGGTTCGATGGCAGAGACCCCAGGcgatgaggaagaggaagagggggcTCTGGCCAGCTGTACACGCTGCCT AAACAAGATAATGAGAACCAGTGTCTG CCGCTGCCTCCGCCGAGCCAACCGGGGCCTTCGGGCGCGCTGCCGGCGGGCTGTGAAGTCCAATGCCTGCTACTGGGCCGTGCTGCTGCTCGTCTTCCTCAACACGCTGACCATCGCCTCGGAGCACCACGGGCAACCCATCTGGCTCACCCAGATCCAGG agTATGCCAACAAAGTGTTGCTCTGTCTGTTCACGGTGGAGATGCTTCTCAAGTTGTATGGTCTGGGGCCCTCTGTCTACGTCTCCTCCTTCTTCAACCGCTTTGACTGCTTCGTGGTCTGTGGGGGCATCCTGGAGACCACCCTGGTGGAGGTGGGCGCCATGCAGCCCCTGGGCATCTCGGTGCTCCGCTGTGTGCGTCTCCTCAGGATATTTAAGGtcaccag GCACTGGGCATCTCTGAGCAATTTAGTGGCGTCCCTGCTCAATTCAATGAAATCCATTGCATCCTTGctgcttctcctcttcctctttatcATCATCTTCTCCCTGCTTGGCATGCAGCTGTTTGGGGGCAAGTTCAACTTTGACCAGACACACACCAAGCGAAGCACCTTTGACACCTTCCCCCAGGCCCTCCTCACTGTTTTTCAG ATCCTGACAGGTGAGGACTGGAATGTGGTCATGTATGATGGTATCATGGCCTATGGCGGCCCCTTCTTCCCAGGGATGCTGGTATGCGTGTACTTCATCATCCTCTTCATCTGCGGCAACT ACATCCTGTTGAACGTGTTTCTTGCCATTGCTGTGGACAACCTGGCCAGTGGAGATGCAGGCACTGACAAGGACAAGGGCAG GGAGAAGAACACTGAGGAAACTCCACAGGAGAATGGAGCACTG GTGCCTGGTGGggagaatgaggaagaggaaggtgCAAAAAATGAAGGAGCAG gcatggaggaagaggaggaggaggaggaggaagaggaggaggaggaagggggtgcAGGGCATGTGGAACTCCTGCAGGAAGTTGTACCCAAGGAGAAGGTGGTACCCATCCCTGAGGGCAGcgccttcttctgcctcagccaAACCAACCC GCTGAGGAAGGCCTGCCACACCCTCATCCACCATCACGTCTTCACCAATCTTATCCTGGTGTTCATCATCCTCAGCAGTGTGTCCCTGGCAGCTGAGGACCCCATCCGAGCCCACTCCTTCCGCAACCAC ATTCTGGGGTACTTCGATTATGCCTTCACCTCCATTTTCACTGTGGAGATTCTACTAAAG ATGACAGTGTTTGGGGCTTTCCTGCACCGTGGCTCCTTCTGCCGTAGCTGGTTCAATCTGTTGGATCTGCTGGTGGTCAGCGTGTCCCTCATCTCCTTTGGCATCCA CTCCAGTGCCATCTCGGTGGTGAAGATTCTTCGAGTACTCCGAGTATTACGGCCCCTCCGAGCCATCAACAGGGCCAAAGGACTCAAG CACGTGGTGCAGTGTGTGTTCGTGGCCATCCGGACCATCGGGAATATCATGATTGTGACCACGCTCCTGCAATTCATGTTCGCCTGCATTGGCGTGCAGCTCTTCAAG GGGAAATTCTACAGTTGCACTGATGAGGCCAAACACACACCCCAAGAATGCAA GGGCTCCTTCCTGGTCTACCCCGATGGAGATGTGTCAAGGCCCCTGGTCCGGGAGCGGCTCTGGGTCAACAGTGATTTCAACTTTGACAATGTCCTTTCAGCCATGATGGCCCTGTTCACTGTCTCCACCTTCGAAGGCTGGCCTGC GCTGCTATATAAGGCCATCGATGCAAACGCAGAGAACAAGGGCCCCATCTATAATTACCACGTGGAGATCTCAGTGTTCTTCATTGTCTACATCATCATCATTGCATTCTTCATGATGAACATCTTTGTGGGCTTCGTCATCATCACCTTCCGTGCCCAGGGCGAGCAGGAGTACCAAGACTGTGAGCTGGACAAGAACCAG CGCCAGTGTGTGGAGTATGCCCTcaaggcccagccactccgccgcTATATCCCCAAGAACCCGAATCAGTATCGGGTGTGGGCCACTGTGAACTCTGCTGCCTTCGAGTATCTCATGTTCCTGCTCATCCTGCTCAACACGGTTGCTCTAGCCATGCAG CACTATGAGCAGACTGCTCCCTTCAACTATGTTATGGACATCCTCAACATGGTTTTCACTGGCCTCTTCACTGTTGAGATGGTGCTCAAAATCATCGCCTTCAAACCCAAG CATTACTTTACCGATGCCTGGAACACGTTTGATGCTCTTATTGTGGTGGGCAGCGTAGTGGACATTGCCGTCACTGAAGTCAAC AGCTCTGAGGACAGTTCCCGCATTTCGATCACTTTCTTTCGCCTCTTCCGAGTCATGCGGCTGGTCAAGCTTCTCAGTAAGGGTGAAGGGATTCGCACATTACTCTGGACATTCATCAAGTCCTTCCAG GCCTTGCCCTATGTGGCTCTTCTCATCGCAATGATATTCTTCATTTACGCAGTCATTGGGATGCAG ATTTTCGGCAAGGTGGCTCTTCAGGATGGCACACAGATCAACCGAAACAACAACTTCCAGACCTTTCCACAGGCTGTGCTGCTTTTGTTCAG GTGTGCTACTGGTGAGGCATGGCAGGAGATAATGCTTGCCAGCCTTCCTGGGAGCCGGTGTGACCCTGAGTCTGACTTCGGCCCTGGTGAGGAGTTTAGCTGTGGTAGCAATTTTGCCATAGCCTATTTTATCAGCTTCTTCATGCTCTGTGCATTCCTG ATCATAAATCTCTTTGTGGCTGTGATCATGGACAACTTTGATTATCTAACCAGAGATTGGTCCATCCTGGGCCCCCATCACCTCGATGAATTCAAGAGGATCTGGTCTGAATATGACCCTGGCGCCAA AGGCCGCATCAAGCACCTGGATGTGGTTGCCCTGCTGAGACGCATCCAGCCACCCCTGGGATTCGGGAAGCTGTGCCCACACCGAGTGGCCTGCAAG AGACTTGTGGCGATGAACATGCCTCTCAACTCAGATGGGACAGTGACATTCAATGCCACACTCTTTGCCCTCGTTCGGACATCCCTGAAGATCAAGACAGAAg GGAACCTGGAGCAAGCCAATCAGGAGCTGCGGATTGTCATCAAAAAGATCTGGAAGCGGATGAAGCAGAAGCTGCTAGATGAGGTCATCCCCCCAGCTGACG AGGAAGAAGTTACCGTGGGCAAATTCTACGCCACATTTCTGATCCAGGACTATTTCCGCAAATTCCGGCGGAGGAAAGAAAAGGGGCTACTAGGGGCCGAGGCCCCCCCAAGCACCTCCTCTGCCCTTCAG GCTGGTCTGAGGAGCCTGCAAGACTTGGGTCCTGAGATGCGGCAGGCCCTCACCTGTGACacagatgaggaggaggaggaagaggggcaggagggagaggaggaggaagatgagaaggACCCGGAAACGTACAAA GCCCCAGtgggctcccagcccccatctcgCCGGAGCTCTGTGATTTCTGTGTCTCTGCCTGCCTGGGACAAACCACCAGATTCACTTTCCCTTGGGCCCAGTGACGACGATGGGGGTGCTCCCAACTCCAGACAGTCCAGTGTGCCCCAGGCTGGGTCCCACGCCCACAG GAGAAGCTCTGGGGTTCTCATTTTCACCATTCCGGAAGAAGGAAGTTCTCAGTCCAAGGCAACCAAAGGGCAAGAGAAGCAGGATGAACAAGAGGAAGTCCCCAGCCAGCACTCTGGCCACGACAC GCTCTCCTACCTAGATGAGCAGGCAGGGACTCCCCCACGCCCCATCCTTTTGCCACCTCACAGACCCCAGAGATACGTGGATGGCCACCAAGCACCACGCCGCCGTCTGCTGCCCCCAACACCTGCAG gccGGAAGCCTTCCTTCACCATCCAGTGTCTGCGGCGCCAGGGCAGTTGTGAAGATTTACCCATCCCAGGCACCTATCATCGTGGGCGCAACTCAGGGCCCAGCAGGGCAcag GGTTCCTGGGCAACCCCTCCTCAGCGGGGCCGGCTCCTATACGCCCCACTGTTGTTGGTGGAGGAGGGTGCAGCAGGGGACGGATACCTCGGCAAATCCAGCAGTCCACTGCGCACCTTCACCTGTCTGCACGTGCCTGGAACCCACTCAGACCCCACCTATGGCAAAAGGGGCAGTGCTGACAGCCTGGTGGAGGCT GTGCTCATCTCCGAGGGCCTGGGCCTGTTTGCCCGAGACCCGCGCTTCGTGGCCCTGGCCAAGCGGGAGATTGCAGATGCATGTCGCCTGACACTGGACGAGATGGACAGTGCCGCCAGTGACCTGCTGGCACAGGGCACCAGCTCACTTTATAGTGACGAGGAGTCCATCCTCTCCCGCTTTGATGAGGAGGACCTGGGAGACGAGATGGCCTGCGTCCATGCCCTCTGA